One window of the Burkholderia sp. FERM BP-3421 genome contains the following:
- the tssF gene encoding type VI secretion system baseplate subunit TssF, whose amino-acid sequence MDNLLPYYERELALLRESLGAFALRHPKIAARFAVSDGHAEDIHVERLVQSFALLGARIGEVLDDDIPAFTHALLGTLDPATLRPFPACSIARFEPGDAAGQLTTDMTVPRGTQLESRVGACRFRTAYDVVLTALTVADARYGPPSNAPSHARLPERTAGILSIGFTPSQAERPFPASVAPTVRLHLHGDPMLVAALNDALLLRASASFIEVDRDGRWKPLAKVPLAAAGFDAHDALATPPEYSHPAARLLGEYLAFPAKFAFVDLDFARLARAAGPCRHLTLHLPISGAADDAPALRALDAVAAAHLNLFCTPIVNLFELDGAPIAVKPGVAHYPVAPQTLRASGVDVHSVDAVGMLRRSAPGSDAGTPVPPYWSLGHGRAASRSACFWIAETQGPADRALAITLVDLDGKPTAPDADQLSLRLTCSNGDRPRTLPYGAPDGDLLNEKDNLAARIAMLRPASPRQSPRQGRGAHWRLIAGLAPHVVMLLPAGLAALKGLLLRGNAGDAPQIEGIVDLTHRAVMQWMAVKPVSTFVRGVEITLTLDEAAFVASSLHTFAVVMDEFFAPYAPHSGFIQIVLRGRGSRRELCRRPPRMGEMPLL is encoded by the coding sequence ATGGATAACCTGCTGCCCTACTACGAACGCGAACTCGCGCTGCTGCGCGAGTCGCTCGGCGCGTTCGCGCTGCGGCACCCGAAGATCGCCGCGCGCTTCGCGGTGAGCGACGGCCATGCCGAGGACATCCATGTCGAGCGCCTCGTGCAATCGTTCGCGCTGCTCGGCGCGCGCATCGGCGAGGTGCTCGACGACGACATCCCCGCCTTCACCCACGCCCTGCTCGGCACGCTCGATCCCGCCACGCTGCGCCCGTTTCCCGCCTGTTCGATCGCCCGGTTCGAGCCCGGCGATGCAGCCGGCCAACTGACGACCGACATGACCGTGCCGCGCGGCACGCAGCTCGAAAGCCGGGTGGGCGCCTGCCGTTTCCGCACCGCCTACGACGTCGTGCTGACGGCGCTGACGGTTGCCGACGCGCGTTACGGGCCGCCCTCGAACGCGCCCTCGCATGCACGCCTGCCGGAGCGCACCGCCGGGATCCTGTCGATCGGCTTCACGCCGTCGCAGGCCGAACGCCCGTTCCCCGCGAGCGTGGCGCCGACCGTGCGCCTGCATCTGCACGGCGACCCGATGCTCGTGGCCGCGCTCAACGATGCGCTGCTGCTGAGGGCCTCCGCCTCCTTCATCGAGGTGGACCGCGACGGCCGCTGGAAGCCCCTCGCCAAGGTGCCGCTCGCCGCGGCCGGCTTCGATGCGCACGACGCGCTCGCGACGCCCCCCGAGTACTCGCACCCGGCCGCGCGCCTGCTCGGCGAATATCTCGCCTTCCCGGCCAAGTTCGCCTTCGTCGATCTCGATTTCGCGCGGCTCGCGCGCGCGGCCGGCCCGTGCCGCCACCTCACGCTGCATCTGCCGATCAGCGGCGCGGCCGACGACGCGCCCGCCCTGCGCGCGCTCGACGCCGTCGCGGCCGCGCACCTGAACCTGTTCTGCACGCCGATCGTGAACCTGTTCGAACTGGACGGCGCGCCGATCGCCGTCAAGCCGGGCGTCGCACACTACCCGGTGGCGCCGCAGACGCTGCGCGCGAGCGGCGTCGACGTGCATTCGGTCGACGCGGTCGGCATGCTGCGCCGGAGCGCGCCCGGCAGCGACGCGGGCACGCCCGTGCCGCCTTACTGGTCGCTCGGGCACGGCCGCGCCGCGTCGCGCAGCGCGTGCTTCTGGATCGCCGAAACACAAGGGCCGGCGGACCGCGCGCTCGCGATCACGCTCGTCGACCTCGACGGCAAACCGACCGCGCCCGACGCGGATCAACTGAGCCTGAGGCTGACCTGCTCCAACGGCGACCGGCCGCGCACGCTGCCCTATGGCGCGCCGGACGGCGACCTGCTCAACGAAAAGGACAACCTCGCCGCGCGCATCGCGATGCTGCGCCCCGCCTCGCCCCGGCAGTCGCCGCGCCAAGGCCGCGGTGCGCACTGGCGGCTCATCGCCGGCCTCGCGCCGCACGTCGTCATGCTGCTGCCCGCCGGGCTTGCCGCGCTCAAGGGTCTGCTGCTGCGCGGCAACGCGGGCGACGCGCCGCAGATCGAGGGCATCGTCGATCTCACGCACCGCGCGGTCATGCAATGGATGGCCGTGAAGCCCGTTTCCACCTTCGTGCGCGGCGTCGAGATCACGCTCACGCTCGACGAAGCCGCCTTCGTCGCGAGCAGCCTGCATACGTTCGCCGTCGTGATGGACGAATTCTTCGCGCCCTATGCGCCGCACAGCGGATTCATCCAGATCGTGCTGCGCGGCCGCGGCAGCCGCCGCGAGCTGTGCCGGCGTCCGCCCCGCATGGGCGAGATGCCCTTGCTGTAG
- a CDS encoding DUF6484 domain-containing protein: protein MGKIERLHVLDEHAEARTDGDIAIGTITCVDALRGVYVDYPGNPAGTPLAALCAAALDAAAVGRQAALLFQQADPLRPIVLGLIRRSVEPAGALAGSLAFQSAHDLSLRCGAASLSLSRDGRIVLRGSTIASYATGTQRLRGATVEIN from the coding sequence ATGGGCAAGATCGAGAGACTGCACGTGCTGGACGAACACGCGGAGGCGCGTACCGATGGCGACATCGCGATCGGTACGATCACGTGCGTCGATGCGCTGCGCGGCGTGTACGTCGACTACCCGGGCAATCCAGCGGGCACGCCGCTCGCGGCGCTGTGCGCCGCGGCGCTCGATGCGGCGGCGGTGGGGCGTCAGGCTGCGCTGCTGTTCCAGCAGGCGGACCCGCTGCGCCCGATCGTGCTGGGCCTGATCCGACGATCCGTCGAGCCGGCGGGCGCGCTCGCGGGGTCGCTCGCGTTCCAGTCCGCGCATGACCTGTCCTTGCGGTGCGGGGCCGCGAGCCTGTCGCTGAGCCGCGACGGGCGCATCGTCTTGCGCGGCAGCACGATCGCGAGCTATGCCACCGGCACGCAGCGCCTGCGCGGCGCGACGGTCGAGATCAACTAG
- a CDS encoding DUF2169 domain-containing protein, protein MAGTADEQWMRTRAPLVPDDFQPAFFNAGAPGMRTDAPLVGGERAVLSHLAPQARLAFTLPRVFFNIQSYLGKQRVRQDVQLDRVMLEPDDARLILVWRSTLNCGRDARIVDVTHIDTKRHAYDRTRFGI, encoded by the coding sequence CTGGCGGGTACGGCGGACGAACAGTGGATGCGGACCCGCGCACCGTTGGTTCCGGACGACTTCCAGCCCGCCTTTTTCAATGCGGGTGCGCCGGGCATGCGCACCGACGCGCCCCTGGTCGGCGGCGAGCGGGCGGTGCTGTCGCACCTCGCGCCGCAGGCGCGGCTTGCGTTCACGCTGCCGCGGGTGTTCTTCAATATCCAGTCCTACCTCGGGAAGCAACGCGTGCGGCAGGATGTGCAGCTCGATCGCGTCATGCTCGAACCCGACGATGCGCGCCTGATCCTCGTGTGGCGCAGCACGCTCAATTGCGGACGCGACGCGCGCATCGTGGACGTCACGCACATCGACACCAAACGCCATGCCTACGATCGCACCCGCTTCGGTATCTGA
- a CDS encoding DUF4150 domain-containing protein: MIVNNLTIVHQHSDGSVMSAGPDFCKTPGAGVVPYVNTAFSKDLVNGSRTVTTNGVPAALKESEFRPSYGNEPGAGGGVVSGVNRGWAKFTNYSFDVKIEQRNAARLSDPMMMNGNGPNTGSPAETQGNLLAQGGLLCRIFCWCDQDKADEAMGKDFVQRMGGISGSMEA; this comes from the coding sequence GTGATTGTCAATAACCTCACGATCGTGCATCAGCACAGCGACGGCTCGGTCATGAGCGCCGGGCCGGATTTCTGCAAGACGCCGGGCGCGGGCGTCGTGCCTTACGTGAATACCGCGTTCTCGAAGGATCTCGTGAACGGCTCGCGAACCGTGACGACGAACGGCGTGCCTGCCGCGCTGAAGGAATCCGAGTTCCGGCCGAGCTATGGCAACGAGCCGGGCGCGGGGGGCGGCGTGGTGTCCGGGGTCAACCGGGGCTGGGCGAAGTTCACGAACTACAGCTTCGACGTGAAGATCGAGCAGCGCAATGCGGCCCGCCTGTCCGATCCGATGATGATGAACGGCAATGGGCCGAACACCGGTAGCCCGGCAGAAACGCAGGGCAACCTGCTCGCGCAGGGTGGGTTGCTGTGCCGGATTTTTTGCTGGTGCGATCAGGACAAGGCGGACGAGGCCATGGGGAAGGATTTCGTGCAAAGGATGGGCGGGATCAGCGGCAGTATGGAAGCCTAG
- a CDS encoding type VI immunity family protein — protein MTILENLTYEEDGLRLAGPCLWFEIFFEHAQGPEVLDFYEKARALLGTRLSHYDLGDGRTKRWSARAETLVPTWCGNPTYARGKQYFMLLGGAPEGTSDAQIKIAFWPRKPDTEPEPGDVYPYSSVACSIPLDHPLLVEDGVIDWLGELDIVANQAFISGSCGIAMNFSIDLPTMEQTNEARRRVAAAIQRYPGLDVPGYGIGIKNRLLRIEAQTGGDAPRYARRTFVKRVNWLTFLNRDQVALLDEQNQFSSRIANLPDVMVRELKHGIAIRAGERPSIGDTAKGDWVSVYQSVGALVRPVRVESVTGSTLVYALEQDGVARWLGAFDTPQ, from the coding sequence ATGACGATTCTGGAAAACCTGACTTACGAAGAGGATGGCCTACGGCTTGCGGGGCCTTGTTTATGGTTCGAAATATTTTTCGAGCATGCTCAAGGCCCGGAAGTCCTCGACTTCTACGAGAAAGCGCGAGCACTGCTCGGCACGCGCCTGTCGCACTACGATCTCGGTGACGGCCGCACGAAGCGCTGGTCGGCGCGCGCGGAAACCTTGGTGCCGACCTGGTGCGGCAATCCGACCTATGCGCGCGGCAAGCAATATTTCATGTTGCTCGGCGGTGCGCCGGAGGGGACGAGCGACGCGCAAATCAAGATCGCATTCTGGCCGCGCAAACCGGATACGGAGCCTGAACCGGGCGATGTCTATCCCTATTCGTCGGTGGCGTGCTCGATTCCGCTGGACCATCCGCTGCTCGTCGAGGACGGGGTGATCGACTGGCTCGGCGAACTCGACATCGTGGCGAATCAAGCCTTCATTTCAGGGTCGTGTGGAATCGCCATGAATTTCTCGATCGACCTCCCTACGATGGAGCAGACCAACGAGGCGCGACGGCGTGTTGCCGCCGCGATCCAGCGTTACCCGGGCCTCGATGTGCCGGGCTACGGGATCGGCATCAAGAACCGCTTGCTGAGAATCGAAGCCCAGACCGGCGGCGATGCCCCACGATATGCGCGGAGAACCTTCGTCAAGCGTGTGAACTGGCTGACCTTTCTGAACCGGGATCAGGTCGCGTTGCTGGATGAGCAGAACCAATTCAGCAGCCGGATAGCAAACCTGCCGGATGTGATGGTCCGCGAGCTGAAGCACGGCATAGCTATCCGGGCGGGGGAACGGCCCAGCATCGGTGACACGGCGAAGGGCGACTGGGTGTCGGTTTACCAGTCGGTCGGCGCGTTGGTGAGGCCGGTGCGCGTCGAATCGGTGACCGGATCGACACTCGTTTACGCGCTCGAGCAGGATGGCGTCGCGCGATGGCTTGGCGCATTCGACACCCCGCAATGA
- a CDS encoding ABC transporter substrate-binding protein, protein MKHLLSKLLVAAACAALVPTLAAHAATPPGIFVIATQIGEFTTLDPSEIYELVPSEYVANTYERLVRVDLRDPTKFEGRIAQAWSVSADGLTYTFKLRPGLTFHSGNPLTADDVAWSLQRTVLLDKGPAGVLADLGLTKDNVARKVKKIDDLTVSLETDRKYAPSFVLNVLSAGPGSVLDRRLLMSHASGGDFGNAWLKSNDAGSGPYQLVKWTPNESLVLQRFEAYRAPYPMKRVVLRHVPEASAQRLLLENGDVDAARNLSPDSLATLSKAGKIKVASWPVAALLYLSLNTKNPNLAKPEVQQAMKWLVDYDGIQHNIVSTTYKVHQTFLPDGFLGALDANPYRQNVAKAKALLAKAGLPNGFSVAMDMPNDYPFIEIAQALQANFAQGGIKVQLIPGDAKQAIGKYRARQHDIFIGEWSPDYMDPNSNARGFAWNPDNSEQSKTKMLAWRNSWDIPQLTARTEAALVEPSPAKRAKLYQGLQQDVLDRSPFIVMFEKVVQVATRPGVTGPEIGPINDFVSYRTLAKP, encoded by the coding sequence ATGAAGCACCTGCTGTCCAAACTGCTCGTGGCCGCCGCGTGCGCCGCACTCGTCCCCACGCTGGCCGCGCACGCCGCGACGCCCCCCGGCATCTTCGTGATCGCCACCCAGATCGGCGAATTCACGACGCTCGATCCGAGCGAGATCTACGAGCTGGTGCCGTCCGAGTACGTTGCGAACACCTATGAACGCCTGGTGCGCGTCGACCTGCGCGACCCGACCAAGTTCGAAGGCCGCATCGCGCAGGCGTGGAGCGTGAGCGCCGACGGCCTCACCTATACGTTCAAGCTGCGCCCCGGGCTCACCTTCCATTCCGGCAATCCGCTGACGGCCGACGACGTCGCGTGGTCGCTGCAGCGCACGGTGCTGCTCGACAAGGGCCCGGCCGGCGTGCTCGCCGACCTCGGTCTCACGAAGGACAACGTGGCGCGCAAGGTGAAGAAGATCGACGACCTCACCGTGTCGCTCGAAACCGACCGCAAGTACGCGCCCAGCTTCGTGCTGAACGTGCTGAGCGCGGGGCCCGGCTCGGTCCTCGATCGCAGGCTGCTGATGTCGCACGCAAGCGGCGGCGACTTCGGCAACGCATGGCTCAAGAGCAACGACGCCGGCTCCGGTCCGTATCAGCTGGTCAAGTGGACGCCCAACGAAAGTCTCGTATTGCAGCGCTTCGAGGCTTATCGCGCGCCGTATCCGATGAAGCGCGTCGTGCTGCGTCATGTGCCGGAGGCGTCGGCGCAGCGCCTGCTGCTCGAGAACGGCGATGTCGACGCCGCGCGCAACCTGAGCCCCGACAGCCTGGCCACGCTGTCGAAGGCGGGCAAGATCAAGGTGGCGTCGTGGCCGGTCGCCGCGCTGCTGTATCTGAGCCTCAACACGAAGAATCCGAACCTCGCGAAACCCGAGGTGCAGCAGGCGATGAAATGGCTGGTCGACTACGACGGCATCCAGCACAACATCGTCAGCACGACGTACAAGGTTCACCAGACCTTCCTGCCCGACGGCTTCCTCGGCGCGCTCGATGCGAACCCGTACCGGCAGAACGTCGCGAAGGCGAAGGCGCTGCTCGCCAAGGCCGGGCTGCCGAACGGGTTCTCGGTGGCGATGGACATGCCGAACGACTATCCGTTCATCGAAATCGCGCAGGCGCTCCAGGCGAATTTCGCGCAGGGCGGCATCAAGGTTCAGCTGATTCCCGGCGATGCGAAGCAGGCGATCGGCAAGTATCGCGCGCGCCAGCATGACATCTTCATCGGCGAGTGGTCGCCGGACTACATGGATCCCAACAGCAATGCGCGCGGCTTCGCATGGAATCCGGACAACTCGGAACAGTCGAAGACCAAGATGCTCGCGTGGCGCAACAGCTGGGATATTCCGCAGTTGACCGCGCGGACCGAGGCCGCGCTCGTCGAGCCGTCGCCGGCCAAGCGCGCGAAGCTTTACCAGGGCTTGCAGCAGGACGTGCTCGATCGCTCGCCGTTCATCGTGATGTTCGAGAAGGTCGTGCAGGTCGCGACGCGGCCCGGCGTGACGGGGCCGGAGATCGGGCCGATCAACGACTTCGTGTCGTATCGGACGCTGGCCAAGCCGTGA
- a CDS encoding oxalate decarboxylase family bicupin: MTNLSRRKMLAGTAGALAAAGVAISARAASFGNPDQPPEGAVNARNPQSLTDPGPKNQAVMNQFPSFQDPPATDINGMPLFWASFNNSHKRIQDGGWAREVTQDDFAISDTISGVNMRLTRGGIREMHWHQQAEWAFMLDGRCRITVLDEAGRPSVQDVKAGDLWYFPPGLPHSLQGVGVDGAEFLLAFDNGRASEFNTLLLTDWIAHTPPEVLALNFGVPASAFAKIPLENLWIFQGGDPGPLADAQRAAASPKGEPKQPFIFSMGDMKPLIRTRGGEVRIVDSGNFGVSKTVAAALVTVHPGGMRELHWHPNADEWQYYIQGEARMTVFDTGPKAQTADFRAGDVGYVKKSLGHYVQNTGKTDLVFLEIFKADHYAEVSLTDWLAHTPPRLVEAHLNLAPGILAGLPRTRPDVVPL, translated from the coding sequence ATGACGAATCTTTCCCGACGCAAAATGCTGGCGGGTACGGCCGGCGCGCTTGCCGCGGCGGGCGTGGCGATCTCGGCGCGGGCCGCGTCGTTCGGCAATCCCGATCAGCCGCCCGAAGGCGCGGTGAATGCCCGCAATCCGCAAAGCCTGACGGACCCCGGTCCGAAAAACCAGGCGGTAATGAATCAATTTCCTTCATTCCAGGATCCACCAGCCACTGATATCAACGGCATGCCGTTATTCTGGGCCTCGTTCAATAATTCACATAAACGCATCCAGGACGGCGGCTGGGCGCGCGAGGTGACCCAGGACGATTTCGCGATTTCCGACACCATTTCGGGCGTCAACATGCGGCTCACGCGCGGCGGCATCCGCGAGATGCACTGGCATCAGCAGGCCGAGTGGGCGTTCATGCTCGACGGCCGTTGCCGGATCACGGTGCTCGACGAGGCCGGGCGGCCCTCGGTGCAGGACGTGAAAGCGGGCGACCTGTGGTATTTCCCGCCCGGCCTGCCGCATTCGCTGCAGGGCGTCGGCGTCGACGGCGCGGAATTCCTGCTCGCCTTCGATAACGGCCGCGCCTCCGAATTCAACACGCTGCTGCTGACCGACTGGATCGCGCATACGCCGCCCGAGGTGCTCGCGCTGAACTTCGGCGTGCCGGCGAGCGCGTTCGCGAAGATCCCGCTCGAGAACCTGTGGATCTTCCAGGGCGGCGATCCCGGCCCGCTCGCGGACGCGCAGCGCGCGGCCGCGTCGCCGAAGGGTGAGCCGAAGCAGCCGTTCATCTTCTCGATGGGCGACATGAAGCCGCTGATCCGCACGCGCGGCGGCGAGGTGCGGATCGTCGACAGCGGCAACTTCGGCGTCTCGAAGACCGTCGCGGCGGCGCTCGTCACCGTGCATCCGGGCGGGATGCGCGAGCTGCACTGGCATCCGAACGCCGACGAATGGCAGTACTACATCCAGGGCGAGGCGCGCATGACGGTGTTCGACACAGGCCCGAAGGCGCAGACCGCCGATTTCCGCGCGGGCGACGTCGGCTACGTGAAGAAGAGCCTCGGACACTACGTGCAGAACACCGGGAAGACCGATCTCGTGTTCCTGGAGATCTTCAAGGCCGACCACTACGCGGAGGTCTCGCTGACCGACTGGCTCGCGCATACGCCGCCGCGGCTCGTCGAGGCGCACCTGAATCTCGCGCCCGGGATCCTCGCGGGCCTGCCGCGCACCCGCCCCGACGTGGTGCCGCTGTGA
- a CDS encoding Nramp family divalent metal transporter produces MPPVSNPSADGFALSGASTTRTEAAARAALEGRRTGIAALLPFVGPAVIASIGYMDPGNFATNIQAGAAYGNRLLWVVLAANLVAMLFQAMSAKLGIVTGRNLAELCREHFPAPLVWTMWGASEIAAMATDLAEFLGGALAFGLLCHVPLLVGMVATALATCAILMLERRGFRPLEAAIATLVGVIGASYLGELLIAPQDWGAVAYHLVVPQLGDRTALTLAVGIIGATIMPHTLYLHSGLTQGRTAPRNEAERRRLLRFSNREVAVALGLAGFVNLAMVMTASSAFHRTAPGMADIGEAYHALIPVLGPAAGGLFLVALLTSGVSSSVVGTLAGQVVMQGFIRQRVPVWVRRAVTIAPAFAVVAAGCDVTRAMVLSQVVLSFVLPMPMIALCVLSARVDVMGAHVQHRALRVVAGVAAAVILALNAYLIRAAFQ; encoded by the coding sequence ATGCCTCCTGTCTCGAATCCCTCCGCCGACGGCTTCGCCCTGTCGGGCGCGTCGACGACGCGCACCGAAGCGGCGGCGCGCGCCGCGCTGGAAGGCCGCCGCACCGGCATCGCCGCGCTGCTGCCGTTCGTCGGTCCTGCCGTGATCGCCTCGATCGGCTACATGGACCCCGGCAATTTCGCGACCAACATCCAGGCGGGCGCGGCTTACGGCAACCGCCTGCTGTGGGTGGTGCTGGCCGCGAACCTGGTCGCGATGCTGTTCCAGGCGATGTCCGCGAAACTCGGCATCGTCACGGGCCGCAATCTCGCGGAGCTGTGCCGCGAGCATTTTCCCGCGCCGCTCGTCTGGACGATGTGGGGCGCGTCCGAGATCGCCGCGATGGCGACCGATCTCGCCGAATTCCTCGGCGGCGCGCTCGCGTTCGGCCTGTTGTGCCATGTGCCGCTGCTGGTGGGCATGGTGGCGACCGCGCTTGCCACCTGCGCGATCCTGATGCTGGAGCGGCGCGGCTTCAGGCCGCTGGAGGCGGCGATCGCCACGCTCGTCGGCGTGATCGGCGCGAGCTACCTCGGCGAACTGCTGATCGCGCCGCAGGACTGGGGCGCGGTGGCCTATCACCTGGTGGTGCCGCAGCTTGGCGATCGCACGGCGCTCACGCTCGCGGTCGGGATCATCGGCGCGACCATCATGCCGCACACGCTGTATCTGCACTCGGGGCTCACGCAGGGGCGCACCGCGCCGCGCAACGAGGCCGAGCGGCGGCGCCTGCTGCGCTTCTCGAATCGCGAGGTCGCCGTCGCGCTCGGGCTCGCGGGCTTCGTCAATCTCGCGATGGTGATGACCGCGTCGTCGGCGTTCCATCGTACGGCCCCCGGGATGGCCGATATCGGCGAGGCCTATCACGCGCTGATTCCGGTGCTCGGGCCGGCCGCGGGCGGCTTGTTCCTGGTCGCGCTGCTGACGTCGGGGGTGTCCAGTTCGGTGGTGGGGACGCTGGCGGGACAGGTGGTGATGCAGGGTTTCATCCGGCAGCGGGTGCCGGTGTGGGTGCGCCGCGCGGTCACGATCGCGCCCGCGTTCGCGGTGGTCGCGGCGGGCTGCGACGTGACCCGGGCGATGGTGCTGAGCCAGGTGGTGCTGAGCTTCGTGCTGCCGATGCCGATGATCGCGTTGTGCGTGCTGTCGGCTCGCGTCGACGTGATGGGCGCGCACGTGCAGCATCGCGCGCTGCGGGTCGTGGCCGGGGTGGCCGCGGCGGTCATACTCGCGTTGAACGCGTACCTGATCCGGGCCGCGTTCCAATGA
- a CDS encoding DUF2322 family protein yields the protein MIQPTPVFKDNLAQLPAIDAIARIDLVDAAGAVVASIENQPGKQGSLALYHYLQQAFGTLDARAAEHGLAVFGEHTADARNRPGAHPNVDRLLAIAAGAPALRIDVIAA from the coding sequence GTGATTCAACCGACCCCCGTATTCAAGGACAACCTCGCCCAACTGCCCGCGATCGACGCCATCGCGCGCATCGATCTCGTCGACGCCGCCGGCGCGGTGGTGGCCAGCATCGAGAACCAGCCGGGCAAGCAAGGCTCGCTCGCGCTCTATCATTATCTCCAGCAGGCCTTCGGCACGCTCGACGCGCGCGCCGCCGAGCACGGCCTCGCGGTGTTCGGCGAGCACACCGCCGATGCGCGCAACCGTCCGGGCGCGCATCCGAACGTCGACCGCCTGCTCGCGATCGCCGCGGGCGCGCCGGCGCTGCGCATCGACGTCATCGCAGCCTGA
- a CDS encoding SMP-30/gluconolaconase/LRE-like region family protein, with translation MVTQRIRVACAGLLIGAAALAPACRAQYATDWLANTFGTLATHVGNGARALWVAPDGTVYTASFWDENEGGVAIYRNGRSLGSIGTHAEFQGGAITGNATSIFAALQVSTKPGSGSVGRYDRATLKRDLVIPVSVWNAVSRADVITGLATAGTQLYASDFFGNRVRLFTTDGVWQRDLAVTGPGALALDGAGNLRVARRAAAEIDGFTPSGAPLATIRMDPAARPSALYYDAAAGLLMVGDQGPDMNIKRYDLRAAPTLLGTFGVTGGYLDATTGIRGQVGARRFTRVAGIGRDATGTLYVLNNPWGGGWDLGRNGTTDLHAYDGAGNLLWTLQALNFEGVAAPDPVTDGAYFYSGMNLYAGGAGGGFVANTVDPFTYPRDPRLDMNDYQRGQHFGQLASVGGRRILVASGQNPGNFNFYHFNAASGYIAIPDASLPGPAFGTQLQVTNGFCLDDNGDVWAGLAGTNALTRYPLAGFDANGAPSWGAPQTSAVPASVAPLTRVIYLAGRDTMILAQGLANNWDWTAMNGHIEVYPGWRAGNTTTPGVVIQLARPNPKSIAAAGGYLFVGYVHTVPDVDVFDLATGSLVTTLANSNPAVLDVGNDVDSMYGLRAYQRASGEYLITKDNYNGSSLVVYRWTPAAARRQ, from the coding sequence ATGGTCACGCAACGAATCCGCGTCGCGTGCGCGGGCCTTCTGATCGGGGCGGCGGCGCTCGCGCCGGCCTGCCGCGCGCAATACGCGACCGACTGGCTCGCGAATACCTTCGGCACGCTGGCGACCCACGTCGGCAACGGCGCGCGCGCGTTGTGGGTCGCGCCCGACGGCACCGTCTACACCGCCTCGTTCTGGGATGAAAACGAGGGCGGCGTCGCGATCTACCGGAACGGGCGCAGCCTGGGCTCGATCGGCACCCACGCGGAATTCCAGGGTGGGGCGATCACCGGCAACGCGACCTCGATCTTCGCCGCGTTGCAGGTCAGTACGAAGCCGGGCAGCGGCTCGGTCGGGCGCTACGACCGGGCCACGCTCAAGCGCGATCTCGTGATTCCGGTCAGCGTGTGGAACGCGGTCAGCCGGGCGGACGTGATCACGGGCCTCGCGACCGCCGGCACCCAGCTGTACGCCAGCGATTTCTTCGGCAACCGCGTGCGCTTGTTCACGACCGACGGCGTCTGGCAGCGCGATCTCGCGGTGACGGGGCCGGGCGCGCTCGCGCTCGACGGCGCGGGCAACCTGAGGGTCGCGCGCCGGGCCGCGGCCGAGATCGACGGCTTCACGCCGTCCGGCGCGCCGCTCGCGACGATCAGGATGGATCCCGCCGCGCGGCCGTCCGCGCTCTACTACGATGCCGCCGCCGGCCTGCTGATGGTCGGCGACCAGGGGCCGGACATGAACATCAAGCGCTACGACCTGCGCGCCGCGCCCACGCTCCTCGGCACCTTCGGCGTGACGGGCGGCTATCTCGACGCCACGACCGGGATCCGCGGCCAGGTGGGCGCGCGCCGCTTCACGCGGGTGGCGGGGATCGGCAGGGACGCGACGGGCACGTTGTACGTGCTGAACAACCCGTGGGGCGGCGGCTGGGACCTCGGGCGCAACGGCACGACCGACCTGCATGCCTACGACGGCGCGGGCAACCTGCTATGGACGCTGCAGGCGCTCAACTTCGAGGGCGTCGCCGCGCCCGACCCGGTGACGGACGGCGCGTATTTCTACAGCGGCATGAATCTCTATGCGGGCGGGGCGGGCGGCGGATTCGTCGCCAATACGGTGGATCCGTTCACCTATCCGCGCGATCCGCGCCTCGACATGAACGACTACCAGCGCGGCCAGCATTTCGGCCAGCTCGCGAGCGTCGGCGGGCGGCGGATCCTCGTGGCGTCGGGCCAGAACCCGGGCAACTTCAACTTCTATCACTTCAATGCGGCGAGCGGCTATATCGCGATTCCGGACGCCTCCCTGCCCGGGCCGGCGTTCGGCACGCAGCTGCAGGTGACGAACGGCTTCTGCCTCGACGACAACGGCGACGTATGGGCGGGCCTCGCCGGCACCAACGCGCTGACCCGCTATCCGCTGGCCGGCTTCGACGCGAACGGCGCGCCGTCATGGGGCGCGCCGCAGACGAGCGCGGTGCCGGCGAGCGTCGCGCCGCTCACGCGCGTGATCTATCTGGCCGGACGCGACACGATGATTCTCGCGCAGGGGCTTGCGAACAACTGGGACTGGACCGCGATGAACGGCCATATCGAGGTGTATCCGGGCTGGCGCGCGGGCAACACGACCACGCCCGGCGTGGTGATCCAGCTGGCCAGGCCGAATCCGAAGTCGATCGCGGCGGCGGGCGGCTATCTGTTCGTCGGCTACGTGCATACGGTGCCGGACGTCGACGTATTCGACCTCGCGACGGGCAGCCTCGTGACCACGCTGGCCAACTCGAACCCGGCGGTGCTCGACGTCGGCAACGACGTCGATTCGATGTACGGCCTGCGCGCCTATCAGCGCGCGAGCGGCGAATACCTGATCACCAAGGACAACTACAACGGTTCCAGCCTCGTGGTCTATCGCTGGACGCCGGCTGCCGCGCGGCGTCAGTGA